Proteins from a genomic interval of Paenibacillus sp. FSL H8-0048:
- a CDS encoding GNAT family N-acetyltransferase: MNRKLYFTLCWRSNLVSLRVTSDEEMVGFILFDNEAYTDGYYWILRFMIDGRYQGQGYGKSGLHHEY, encoded by the coding sequence ATGAACAGGAAGCTGTATTTCACCTTGTGCTGGCGCTCCAATCTTGTAAGCCTCCGGGTGACAAGTGATGAAGAGATGGTTGGCTTTATCCTGTTTGACAATGAAGCCTATACAGACGGCTACTATTGGATTCTGAGGTTTATGATTGACGGGAGATATCAGGGACAAGGTTATGGGAAATCGGGATTACACCATGAATATTAA
- a CDS encoding helix-turn-helix domain-containing protein: MLSELEEYLRQKGLSVTEFAKRSQLHSGTLSNILRGHRPIAMQQLDRITQAMGQEEGYFYDLYIDDYIIRGSSDWRRIGPLLLRCADLNKLDSIQRLARHIMDNLMYAPLLFETAEELFMAGKKEAAAAIYEIVAEAERYQHSERLALCQFRLFIIALSDDQNRNLWAANRFEPFVERLDEVDQLDALKELANTYRSLQRWDKVDECAAKMGHKARIQYDLKVQHERRASEPVKLPGRPLFFYIAYSDLLRGNVCDELGDYEGALGYKYAYSDLSWVSEQGEEVEQWKALFFEWSTANIYITKLLSGDTTVLESYVDYINKHRNELVMGLLHILRAANKNQFVIDYTLECYKQELSEILNEIVKGRYSRNLAMDRQASLIYELAYYYLYKGDYPKGFDLLLTAIKNFQQINNEKYILESVILFEKFRSNASQEIKLQYQTLLLGGDSHEEKGRYTSYGS, from the coding sequence ATGTTATCGGAACTGGAGGAGTATTTGCGGCAGAAGGGATTATCGGTTACGGAATTCGCCAAGCGTTCTCAGCTTCATTCCGGGACACTCAGCAATATTCTTCGCGGGCACCGGCCTATTGCGATGCAGCAGTTGGACCGGATTACCCAGGCCATGGGACAGGAGGAAGGGTACTTCTATGACTTGTATATCGATGACTATATTATCCGCGGTTCCTCAGACTGGAGAAGGATTGGACCGCTATTGCTCCGCTGTGCTGACCTGAACAAATTGGACAGTATTCAGCGCCTGGCCCGCCATATTATGGACAATCTGATGTATGCGCCCCTGCTGTTTGAGACGGCAGAAGAATTATTTATGGCCGGGAAAAAGGAAGCCGCTGCCGCAATCTATGAGATTGTCGCCGAGGCTGAACGTTATCAGCATTCGGAACGGCTGGCGCTATGCCAGTTCAGGCTGTTTATTATTGCGCTCAGTGACGATCAGAACCGGAACCTGTGGGCAGCCAACCGGTTTGAGCCTTTTGTGGAACGGCTCGATGAAGTCGATCAACTGGATGCACTCAAAGAGCTTGCCAATACATACCGGTCTTTACAGCGCTGGGACAAGGTCGATGAATGTGCTGCCAAGATGGGACATAAGGCCAGAATTCAATATGACTTGAAGGTCCAGCACGAACGCAGAGCATCCGAACCCGTGAAGCTCCCCGGCAGACCGCTGTTCTTCTACATTGCTTACAGTGATTTGCTGCGGGGGAATGTTTGTGATGAGTTGGGGGACTATGAGGGAGCTTTGGGTTACAAGTATGCATACTCCGATTTAAGTTGGGTAAGTGAGCAGGGAGAAGAAGTGGAACAGTGGAAAGCTCTTTTCTTTGAATGGTCAACCGCAAATATCTATATAACAAAGTTATTAAGTGGCGATACTACTGTCTTGGAATCTTACGTTGACTACATTAATAAACACAGAAATGAATTAGTCATGGGATTATTACATATTTTAAGAGCCGCTAATAAAAATCAGTTTGTTATTGATTATACGCTGGAGTGTTATAAGCAAGAATTAAGTGAAATATTAAATGAAATTGTTAAAGGGAGATATTCTAGAAACCTTGCCATGGATCGCCAAGCTAGTTTAATATATGAACTCGCATATTATTATTTATATAAAGGTGATTATCCTAAAGGGTTTGACTTATTATTAACAGCAATTAAAAATTTCCAACAGATAAACAATGAAAAGTATATACTGGAAAGTGTAATTCTATTTGAAAAATTTAGAAGTAATGCTAGTCAAGAGATCAAACTGCAGTATCAAACTTTACTTTTGGGAGGAGATTCTCATGAAGAAAAGGGTCGTTATACTTCTTACGGTTCTTAG
- a CDS encoding GNAT family N-acetyltransferase has protein sequence MKDGAEMSIRYTSNIEFITKEALQELFLSVNWESGKYPNELLQAIQNSHSIVAAWDGDRLFGLVNALSDGILTVYFHYMLIDPSYQGKGVGREMMTTMLERYKEYKNKVLISYPSAVEFYYKCGFSSEHGATPMFISDLV, from the coding sequence ATGAAAGATGGTGCTGAGATGAGTATCCGTTACACTTCAAATATTGAGTTTATCACTAAGGAGGCGCTTCAAGAGTTATTTCTATCGGTCAATTGGGAGTCCGGGAAATATCCGAATGAGCTTTTGCAAGCCATTCAAAACTCCCATTCCATTGTGGCGGCTTGGGATGGAGATAGGCTTTTTGGGCTGGTAAATGCTCTGTCTGATGGTATTTTAACAGTGTATTTCCATTATATGCTTATCGATCCCAGTTATCAGGGGAAAGGGGTAGGTAGAGAAATGATGACCACTATGCTCGAACGATATAAAGAATATAAAAATAAAGTACTGATTTCTTATCCGAGTGCAGTGGAATTTTATTATAAGTGTGGATTTTCGAGTGAGCATGGAGCTACGCCTATGTTTATTTCGGATTTGGTCTAA
- a CDS encoding DUF6809 family protein → MKTILEALYHGKLQSDMNNVPSHPEYRSACKQVAAETQQWRERLGEEVFRELEEYLDLCDSVNSMQVEAAFHHGFKLGANLLIEVIGDREALLS, encoded by the coding sequence ATGAAAACAATTTTGGAAGCCCTGTACCATGGGAAGCTTCAATCCGATATGAACAATGTGCCGTCACATCCAGAGTATCGTTCTGCATGCAAACAGGTGGCAGCAGAGACACAGCAATGGCGCGAACGGTTAGGGGAAGAAGTGTTTCGAGAGCTAGAGGAATATTTAGACTTGTGCGACAGCGTGAACAGCATGCAAGTGGAAGCTGCCTTTCATCATGGGTTCAAGCTGGGAGCAAACTTATTAATTGAAGTTATAGGTGATCGGGAAGCACTATTATCTTAA
- a CDS encoding ribbon-helix-helix protein, CopG family: protein MSSKKLGRPLSDNPKSKKIEIRVDQEILSKLDASAEKLNMSRSAIVRKGIEKVFDELQK, encoded by the coding sequence ATGTCCTCTAAAAAGTTGGGGCGTCCACTATCTGATAATCCCAAAAGCAAAAAGATTGAAATACGTGTCGATCAGGAAATTCTGAGCAAGCTTGATGCTTCTGCAGAAAAGCTTAATATGTCACGTTCCGCAATCGTTCGCAAGGGAATTGAAAAGGTGTTTGACGAGCTCCAAAAATAA